The DNA window AAGAGAAAGGCGAAGAGCCTGAGGGTATCGTGTCGTCACCTGAGGTTAACGACGCGGGGATTTCCAATCCTGTGATAAATTGCGACGAATGAAGGATGCGAAGAAAGTAGCGTCGGAAGTCGCTTCTGCCGCAAAGAAAGCCCGCAAGTTAGGCTTTGGGCAATCGTCTCATGTTTTGGTCGTATGCATGGACCGAAAGACCGGCAAGTGCTGCCGGGGCGATGCGATGGCTGACGCATGGAAGCATCTAAAGACGCGTTGCCGAGAACTTCGGAAAAGCGGACGTGAGCCTGTGATTCGCGTGAAAGCAGAGTGCCTGGATATCTGCAAGGCGGGCCCGATTATCGGCGTATTGCCGGATGATATTTGGTACGGCCACTGCACCCCGGCGGTGATCGATCGAATCATTGACGAACATCTCAGCGCAGGGAATGTCGTTGAAGAATACGTGATCGCTTCCAAACCATCAGCCGCAGAGCGCTAGCTCGCGGTTGTTACGGTCACCGGCGGCGACGCGGTACTCAGACCGACCGCTCTCAGTCGAGAAACTTCTTTAAATCGAGCGTCGAACGTCCGATCGACTGATAGAAATACTTGAGCCCTTCTTTGTTAAACGACACGGCGTTTCCGTCGGGGAAGAACGCGACGACGACTTCGGCGGGATCGAGATTGTCGAGGCTATCGAATGCTTCCTGCGATCCGTGCAGCACACGGTCTTGGTCGAGTTGACGATTGATTTGTGAGGCGACTTCTCTGATATCCGTGTTGGTAAAATCGTCGGTCAGTGTCCCCGGGGCACGTCCGGTGCGGGCGTTGGCCGTGTTGTCGACCGCAAGTGCTAGGTTACGCCCTTTCGCGTTCGGATCAATCACTCCCATCAAATCGTAGTCGCCGACAAGCGGTTTTTGAGACACCGGATCAATCACTTGGTTCGGCCGCACGGGCCAATCGGCCGAGGACAGATCGATCGTGTTCCCGTTCAAGTCGGTGGCGGTAACTCGATCAGAATCGACCACATAGTACTTTTTGTCACTTCCCGATCGCACCGTCGCCTTTGCTTTTGCGATTTCGTCGGCACCTTTGCAGGTCACAATCCCGGTATCGGGACTGGTCTTCATCTTGATTTCCTTGGGCTTCGCCGGGAAACCTTTTTGAATCCAACGCACTGATTTTGGGTTTGTTTGCCGGACCATGATGATCCGCTGATGTGTGGGATTGGCGGCAACGCGTTTGAACACGTTGAAGTGGGACGCGGGCATTCCGGCGTCGGACGCACTGGCGGCTTTGGCCAATCCACGCATGTTGCGAAGTTTTGGTCCCATTCGCTTCGCACCCTTGGCGATCATCGCCAAGAACGCAGCGACGCCGACGACGGCAATGAAGTTCGCCAAGTGTTTCGAGGCCTTTTCCAGATCGTCGTCCGAGCGTGCTTGGCAGGTTAGGTCCACGAAGGCGACAAAATCGCCACCGACACTCCAGATCTGCCAGCCGAGAAACCCGAGGCCGAGGACCAGCAATAATGCGTCGGCGATGAAACCAATGCCAAAGTAGTGAGACCCACCCCAAACGACGAGGACGCCGATCATGATCGCCAGACTAGCCGGCGAAAGCAGGGCGGCGAATTCTTCCTGGATCTCTGCGGGCAGCTTAGGCACCGTCCGGCGTAAAACGTTTTCAAACCGATCTTCTAGCGACAACGCTTGAACGTCAGTGCTGGATGAACCAAGGACACCCGGTACCGGCGTGAACCGGCATTGATTGGTGCCAAGGTCCCGGCTGCGGACGCCGGTGCTACCGACCGGTCCGGGGTTTCTGAAATCGGTCATGCTTTACAACGGACAAGCGGACGGACGGGGTTCGTATTAAACACGTCATCGTCGGATCGATTAGATTGTTGCGAGCTTTCTTTTTCATTCATGCAAAATGGCTTCGACGTGATGTTTGCGTTTAGTTCCCCTAATGATTCGCCAATTGATCGAAAGTTCCTCGCCGCGAATCGATGGCGGCGTCTCTTAGTGATGCTCGCATTTTTTATCGGAGCGTCCAAAGCCCGAGCCGAGACGCCACCAAACGTTTTGCTCATTCTCGCAGATGACCTGGGCTACTCCGATCTCGGTTGTTACGGCGGCGAAATTCAAACTCCGAACTTGGATTCAATTGCCGACGGCGGGCTGCGATTTACACAGTTTTACAACACGGGGCGTTGTTGGCCGACGCGAGGGGCGCTGTTAAGTGGCTATTACGCGCAACAAATTCGGCGTGACTTTTTGCCTGGCGTCACCAGCGGTGGGCAGGGGACGAGGCCGGAATGGGCGAAGCTATTACCGGAAATGCTCGCTTCGGCAGGATACCGTTCCTATCACACTGGAAAATGGCACATCGACGGGAAGCCAACCGAGAGCGGTTTTGATGTTTCGTCACTGAATCAGGTCGGACGCTACTTTCGGCCGCTTCCGGGAAAAGACGGTCGACGTGGGCGACCGCTGGAATTTAAGGACGACTTTTATCTGACCAGTGCAATGGCCGACGATGCGATCGCCAATCTGAAGCAGCATCAACAGCGGCATTCAAACAAACCGTTTTTTCAATATTTGGCATTCACCGCACCACACTTTCCACTTCATGCATTATCAGAAGACATTGCGATTTACGATCAAACGTACCAGGTCGGCTGGGATGTGATCCGCCGTCGACGCTTTGAAAAAATGCGATCGATCGGCGTGATTGATTCCAAGGCCGCTAGTCATTTGTCCGCCGTCGAACCACAACTAGGGCCACCGTATCACTTTCCCGATGCGTTTGAGATCTTGGGCGAGGACGAAGTCAATCGGCCGATGCCTTGGGCTAAGTTGACGAAGACGCAGCAACTGTTCCAGGCAAAAAAGATGGCGATCCATGCGGCGATGATCCATCGTATGGATATCGAAATCGGAAGAGTCTTTGATCAGATTCGATCGATGAATGCATGGGAGAACACGCTGGTGATGTTTCTGTCCGACAACGGCGCGAGTGCGGAGATCATGGTTCGTGGTGATGGGCATGACCCGCAAGCAAAACCGGGGTCGGGGCAAACTTATCTTTGTTTGGGGCCGGGATGGTCGACGACATGCAATACACCGTTTCGCCGTCACAAAACCTGGACTCACGAAGGTGGGATCGCGACTCCGTTCCTCGTGTCGTGGCCGCGAGGCGTCGGATCTCCAGGATCAATTAGGCGTAGCGTTCAGCACGTGATCGACGTCGTCCCAACGGTCGTCGAACTCGCCGGTGCGTCTCGATCAGATCAATCGCCCCAGCCGCCTGGTGTTAGCTTTGCCAAGCAGTTGCCCGAACCTGTCGATACCGAACCACGAACACTTTGGTGGTATCACGATGCACACCGCGCGATTCGTCAGGGCGATTGGAAAGCCGTTTCGCCAAAAGACGAGCCCTGGGAGTTGTACCACTTGGCTTCCGACCGAATCGAAAATGTCGACTTGGCGATTCCAGAGGGTCAAAAATTGCGTGAGCTGACATCACAGTGGGAGAAGATGAAGCAGGCCATGACCGAACTTGCTTCGAAGGACCTGACACCCGAACAGCTCAAGAGATCTGCTGGTGCGCAACACACCAGTGAGAAAATGTTGCAAGCCCAACGAGCGGCTCAGCCAAAACGCTCCCAGCACTTGCTCGGTGGGCAGGCTTTCCGAGTTGCCGATCGCCATGCATTTCTGATTGCTCCCGATGGGACGGACGCCGGGCAGGCTGACAAGCCGTGGATTTTTTATGCACCGGCACTCAGCCGTTATCCCGATCAGAATGAGTCGTGGATGTTCAAACGATTCCTGGAGGCTGGTGTCGCAATCGCAGGCATCGACGTCGGCGAAGGATACGGCAGCCCACACAGTCAGTCTAAGTTCGATGCGTTGTATGACGAGATGGTCCGCCGAGGTTACAGTTCAAAGCCGGCTTTACTTGGCCGCTCCCGTGGCGGACTCTGGGTAAGCCGATTCGCGATCGAACGTCCAGAACGTGTCGCCGCAATCGGTGGAATCTATCCGGTGTTTGATTACACCACCTATCCCGGAATCGAACGTGCCGCGTCCGTCTACGGTGTCTCGGCGTCGCAGCTGGAGCAAAACCAAGAGAGTCTGAATCCGATCAAAAGAGCGGCGGAAATTGCCGAGTCGATGATCCCTGTATACCTGATTCATGGCACCGAAGATCAAGTGGTGCCGATCGAGGAGAATTCAAACGCTCTTGAAACCGCCTATCAAAAGGCAAGGCAGGGCGAGTTGATCACCGTCAAACGCATCCACGACCAAGGCCACAATCTATACCAAGGCTTTTTCCGAGACGAAGGTTTGACCAACTTCCTGATCAATGCGGCGAAGGGTCAGGCCAACGCCGCGGCGGGCCAATCTTCGATACCGGTCCGATGATCCCAGGCCGTTGACCGATCGTCAGCCGCAGCCTTGTGTAAGCACGCTTCGGGCGAGCGTTAAAGACTTGCCCGAAGGCCAGTTCACGGCTCTTGTGCTTCAGCCGACAATCGGGTTCGAGACGACTACTGCAAGCTGATGCAAGCAGCTTCCTCGGTGCTGCGGACGAAGATACGTCCGTCACTATAAGCCGGCGTTGACCAGCATTTGCCATCGAGGACGTCTTTCCTCGCCAATTCTTGGTAGCCATCCGTCGTCGCATTGACGATCGCGACTTCACCGGCGTCAGACAGGACAACTAGTTTTTCGCCAACGAGGATACAGTTGCCTGGCCCGAAGCCCGATTCGCTCCAAACGATCTCGCCGGTTTTAAGATCAACACACTTCAGCGGCGCCCGCCCGTACTTCTTGAATTCGAAAATCCCATACAGATGTCCGTTATGAACGACGGGCGTGCTCCAGTGGTTCATCAGTTTGTTTTCTTGGACCCAGATGTCTTCGACGGTGCTGTTGTTGACGACTTTGAAGTACCCGGCGCCGACCGAATATCCGGCTGAACAATAGACGTTGCTTCCGTTGACCACCGGTGAGGCCGCGGTCGAAACGCTAAAGCGGAAAATCGTTCGCCAAAGTTCCTCACCCGTTTCGGCATCCAACGAAACCAACCCGGATTGAACAAAGTTGATCAGTTGTTTCTTACCTTCGATTGTTGCCAGGACAGGCGTCGCGTGGGTGATGGTTTCGCTACCGGTTTTCCAGATCAATTCACCGTTGGTTTTGTCGAAGGCAAGGAACGATTGTCCTTCGCCGCCGCCGCTGACGAACACACGATTTCCGTCGACGATTGGACTGGTCGCATTGAGCCACTTGATGTTTTTTCCGGCATACTCGGCGACGATGTCATGTTTCCACTGAAGATCGCCCGACTGGGCGTCCAGGCAGTGAAGCACCAGGTGTGAGTCATAAACATAGACTTTGCCGTCGCTTATTGTTGGCGTCGAACGCGGGCCGTCACCGCCTCGGTTGCCGGGGGCTCCGGCGTCGCCGCCTCCGTGCCCGTAGTCGTTCGTGCCCATCCGGTATTCCCATTGTTCGTTACCGTTTTTGGCGTCGAGCGATACGACTGTTTCAGAGTTGTCTTTGACAACGATCGTGAACGCACTTCCATCAGCGACGGCGAACGAGCTGAAACCGAGTGGGGTCTTCGCTGACCATTCGACATTCAGCTCTACACCGCTCGGTGTGGCCAGCGATTCGGCAATTTTTCCATCGCCGTTGGGACCGCGGTACTGCGGCCAATCCGCCAGACCAGTTCCGGTCAAACAGCTAGCGACAATCGCGGCGTAGGCAAATCTTGAAAGTCTCATCGTATTTGATTCTTGCGGTTCGGGGTTGAAATCAGGCGGGGCCAGATGGCTTCAGGTTGGCGGGGATCGGCAATCCGCTAGCGTTATTGCGAGAACGGTCATTGGAAACGTTGATCCGATAGCCGATCGATGTCGTCCATAGGATAGCCGGAAACAAAAAAGAAGGCCTCACATCTCTGCGAGGCCTTCGGTGATTTCGTTCAAACTTCGGCGTGGGCTCAGCTCATAGGAGCGGCCGACTCGTTCATCGCGTCTTCTTCAATCAGTTCCATCGGCAGCGGTTTAACTTCTAGACCAGCCGCGTTGGTGATGCCGTCGATCGCTTCTTGAGCTTGAGTGACGGTGTTTTCGCGCGTTTGGCCTTTGTACTGCGACGGCGACGCGGCGGGTGAGATCGGACCTTCGAACCCGGCCGCTGCAAGCTGCTTGACGACGTTGACGTGGTTCAGCGAGCCTTCTTGGGTCGGAAGGACACAATCTTTGCGGGTCGCCTTTGCTGGATCGGCGTCATCGGCCAGTGATCCGATGCGAACGGCGACGATCTTGTCACCGGGTAATTCGCTTAGTTGATCAAGCGCGCCGCCTCCGACGACCCAGTCCCAGGTGTCGACAATGAAGCCGACCGAATCACTGGCGACGGCGTTAACAAACGCGATCAAACCTTCGACGTTGCGAATGAAGTCGAATTGTTTGGGTTCGGCTTGATCGGTGGTTGCGTCAAAGCCAACACCCAATTTGATGTTACGTGATGCGAGCACGTCGGCGATTTGAGCGATTCGGCCGCGTTGCAGCTCGAAGTACTCGTGGTAAGGCATGCGGTCGGTCGAAGCCGGCAGATTGACGTAAGCACGTGTCACACCAAGGCTTTCGGCCAATTCGGACAGCGGGTGTAGCGTTCCGAGCTGGCTGGTGAACGCGGCGTCTTCGGCGTCGAGGTCAACTTCCAAAGGAAAACCGCCGATTTGTTCCAATCGCCCGGTGCCTTCGCCAAGCGCGGCGCGGACAAATTTGGTCGCGTCTTCGGCGGTCGAGCGTTGGGCGCGTCGCAGCATTTCGTACATGTCCACGTCCATCGACACGAAACCGTACGTCAGAGCCAATTCGATAAGCTCACTCTGGCGACCGTTGATGCCGAGTGCTTTGGGCGAAAAATTCTTTAGCATTCCAAATCCTGCTTTCTGATTCGCTATCGGCTCCGCTTTCCCGATTCCATAGGTCTTATCCGGAATGCTCTGGTCCGGCGTGGTCTAACCCAGGCGGGGCGGTGTCAAAGAGCGGTAGTAGCGAATCCTGGGGGGAAGGGTGTTAGTGTGTTGTCCGCGTGAGTCGCACAGTATCGCAGAAAAAACACTTTTAGGAAAAGGGGCGTTTCGTACGGGAAATTTGGGCTTCGGTCGAAACATCTGATCCTGTTCCGGCGAACGGCTGTTCAACTAGGGGTGACCGCTGGGTACAATAAAGCATGTCCCACCCCCGCGTCGCGCCCCTTTCCTGCCTTTCCGTCGACGCAAACCTGTCCGGATGACTCCCGTACTTGCGTTTCCGAAATCTTCGGTGAACCAGTCGGCCACGACTCTGGCTTGTAACTTGTCGTTTTCTGGCCGTCCGTATGGTGGTCCGTGAAATGGCACCTACCTTTATGAAGCATATCCTCACCCCCAGCCGTCTCCATTCGATCGTGCGCAGTGTGAAACTGTGTCAGTTGATCAAAGTTTGTTTGACCGGAAGTTTACGCCGGCGCACGAACGTTGCCGCCACAATGTTTGCGTTGGTTTTTCTGATTGCCGGCCCGCAAGCAGCAAATGCACAAGACGCACCAGTTGCCGAGGAACAGGTCGATGGCATACAGGATCCGGCGAAGGCTGACCAAGCTAGTCGGGGGGCGAAGATCTATGCCGAGCAGTGTCTTTCGTGCCACGGTGAAAATGGTCGAGGCGGTACCGATGGATATTCCGATCCCCTCGTGGGGGATGCCTCGATCGGCCAGCTCGCCGAGGTCATTGCAGATACGATGCCAGAAGAGGACCCCGACCTGTGCGTCGGGGAGGATGCCAAGGCTGTCGCCGAATACATCTATGAATCGTTTTATTCCGAGGCAGCCCAGTTGCGCAATCGGCCGCCGCAAACCGCGTTTTCACGCTTAACGGCTCGGCAACTGCAACAAAGTCTCGCCGATCTCTACACGCACTTTTATTCCAGCCCTTGGGTGGAGAATAAGCGTGGGCTGAGTGCCAGCTATTTCGACAGCAATCGCTGGGACAACAAAAAACTGAAGGTCGAGCGGATCGATCCGGTGATCGATTTCGATTTCGGTCGCGATGCGCCGGTTGAGGGTGTTGATCCCAAAGAGTTCTACATCCACTGGTCGGGGTCGCTGAACATCGTGCACAGCGGGCGATATGAAATCATCGTTCATTCGACCTGCTCGATGAAGCTGCGACTGGGGCACCAGGACGAAGTGTTGATCAATAACCACGTCCAGTCGGAAGGCAAGACCGAATTCCGCAAGACATTAAATCTGCTCGGTGGGCGACAGTATCCAATCTATATCGACTTCACGCAGCGGAAACGTAAAACAGAACAGCCGCCAGCGGAGTTCTCGCTACGCTGGGTGCCACCCGGCGGCGCCGAGCAGGTCATTCCAAACGACAATTTGATCCCCGGCGGTTTCCCCAGTAGCTTTGCATTGCAAACCAAATTGCCCCCGGACGACCGCAGCTATGGGTATGATCGCGGGACTCGTGTCGATCGCGGCTGGGATGACGCGGTGACGAAGGCCGCATTTGAGTTCGGCACCGTCGCGGGTAAACGTTTGTGGCCTCAGTACCGGCGGAAGCATCGCGGCGAAAGCGACGAAAATCGAGACCGCTTGCGCGGTTTCTTGACCGAGCTTGCGACAGTCGCGTTTCGTGGTGAGTTGGACGAGTCCGCTAGGCAGCTTTACGTCGATGATCAATTGGAAGCCGCCGAAGACGACCAAATTGCGATCTTGCGGTCATGTTTGCTGATCATCAAGTCGCCGCGATTTCTTTATCCCGATACCAACACCGACCGATCGCCGGATCGACGAGTCGCCGCGACGCTATCGTTGATTCTGCATGATTCGTTGCCCTCCGATCAGTGGCTTCTCACACACATCGAGAAAGGCAATTTCAAGCTCGATCAGCCAAACGCGGAAAATCGCGTGCGGCAAATCGCACAGCGGTTGGCAAATGACCCGCGTTTGGGTGGGAAAGCGATGGCGATGTTCTTCGATTGGTTGGATATCGATCCGACCGCCGAGGTGACGAAGGACCAAGATTTGTATGCTGGATTTGATCGCAAGCTTACGATGCAACTTCGGCAATCGCTGCAGCAGCAACTGCAAGACATTTTTTGGTCCGAAGAGAGTGACTATCGCCAACTGTTTCTGCGTAACTGGAATTACACCAACGCTGACCTCGCTGCTTTCTACGGTCAGGCGTTTGAACCGAAGGAACCGCCGGGGGCGGGCGAAATGGTTCCCAGTATGCC is part of the Roseiconus lacunae genome and encodes:
- a CDS encoding DUF1588 domain-containing protein; translated protein: MAPTFMKHILTPSRLHSIVRSVKLCQLIKVCLTGSLRRRTNVAATMFALVFLIAGPQAANAQDAPVAEEQVDGIQDPAKADQASRGAKIYAEQCLSCHGENGRGGTDGYSDPLVGDASIGQLAEVIADTMPEEDPDLCVGEDAKAVAEYIYESFYSEAAQLRNRPPQTAFSRLTARQLQQSLADLYTHFYSSPWVENKRGLSASYFDSNRWDNKKLKVERIDPVIDFDFGRDAPVEGVDPKEFYIHWSGSLNIVHSGRYEIIVHSTCSMKLRLGHQDEVLINNHVQSEGKTEFRKTLNLLGGRQYPIYIDFTQRKRKTEQPPAEFSLRWVPPGGAEQVIPNDNLIPGGFPSSFALQTKLPPDDRSYGYDRGTRVDRGWDDAVTKAAFEFGTVAGKRLWPQYRRKHRGESDENRDRLRGFLTELATVAFRGELDESARQLYVDDQLEAAEDDQIAILRSCLLIIKSPRFLYPDTNTDRSPDRRVAATLSLILHDSLPSDQWLLTHIEKGNFKLDQPNAENRVRQIAQRLANDPRLGGKAMAMFFDWLDIDPTAEVTKDQDLYAGFDRKLTMQLRQSLQQQLQDIFWSEESDYRQLFLRNWNYTNADLAAFYGQAFEPKEPPGAGEMVPSMPNDEQTFGVLTHPMITSHLSYFETTSPIHRGVFLIRRVLGRTLRPPNEAFTPLDPDLHPDLTTRQRIELQTGEQSCQVCHQKINSLGFALENFDAVGRFRSIEKGSPIDASGSYVTRLDEYVEFQSAGDLARFLANNEDAQRAFVERAFEYFVKQPVAAFGPDTIDKLTRGFQESQLNMRALIVEIAVLVAMKESTEEMTHEAT
- a CDS encoding (2Fe-2S) ferredoxin domain-containing protein yields the protein MKDAKKVASEVASAAKKARKLGFGQSSHVLVVCMDRKTGKCCRGDAMADAWKHLKTRCRELRKSGREPVIRVKAECLDICKAGPIIGVLPDDIWYGHCTPAVIDRIIDEHLSAGNVVEEYVIASKPSAAER
- a CDS encoding outer membrane protein assembly factor BamB family protein; its protein translation is MRLSRFAYAAIVASCLTGTGLADWPQYRGPNGDGKIAESLATPSGVELNVEWSAKTPLGFSSFAVADGSAFTIVVKDNSETVVSLDAKNGNEQWEYRMGTNDYGHGGGDAGAPGNRGGDGPRSTPTISDGKVYVYDSHLVLHCLDAQSGDLQWKHDIVAEYAGKNIKWLNATSPIVDGNRVFVSGGGEGQSFLAFDKTNGELIWKTGSETITHATPVLATIEGKKQLINFVQSGLVSLDAETGEELWRTIFRFSVSTAASPVVNGSNVYCSAGYSVGAGYFKVVNNSTVEDIWVQENKLMNHWSTPVVHNGHLYGIFEFKKYGRAPLKCVDLKTGEIVWSESGFGPGNCILVGEKLVVLSDAGEVAIVNATTDGYQELARKDVLDGKCWSTPAYSDGRIFVRSTEEAACISLQ
- a CDS encoding sugar phosphate isomerase/epimerase family protein, whose protein sequence is MLKNFSPKALGINGRQSELIELALTYGFVSMDVDMYEMLRRAQRSTAEDATKFVRAALGEGTGRLEQIGGFPLEVDLDAEDAAFTSQLGTLHPLSELAESLGVTRAYVNLPASTDRMPYHEYFELQRGRIAQIADVLASRNIKLGVGFDATTDQAEPKQFDFIRNVEGLIAFVNAVASDSVGFIVDTWDWVVGGGALDQLSELPGDKIVAVRIGSLADDADPAKATRKDCVLPTQEGSLNHVNVVKQLAAAGFEGPISPAASPSQYKGQTRENTVTQAQEAIDGITNAAGLEVKPLPMELIEEDAMNESAAPMS
- a CDS encoding sulfatase-like hydrolase/transferase yields the protein MFAFSSPNDSPIDRKFLAANRWRRLLVMLAFFIGASKARAETPPNVLLILADDLGYSDLGCYGGEIQTPNLDSIADGGLRFTQFYNTGRCWPTRGALLSGYYAQQIRRDFLPGVTSGGQGTRPEWAKLLPEMLASAGYRSYHTGKWHIDGKPTESGFDVSSLNQVGRYFRPLPGKDGRRGRPLEFKDDFYLTSAMADDAIANLKQHQQRHSNKPFFQYLAFTAPHFPLHALSEDIAIYDQTYQVGWDVIRRRRFEKMRSIGVIDSKAASHLSAVEPQLGPPYHFPDAFEILGEDEVNRPMPWAKLTKTQQLFQAKKMAIHAAMIHRMDIEIGRVFDQIRSMNAWENTLVMFLSDNGASAEIMVRGDGHDPQAKPGSGQTYLCLGPGWSTTCNTPFRRHKTWTHEGGIATPFLVSWPRGVGSPGSIRRSVQHVIDVVPTVVELAGASRSDQSPQPPGVSFAKQLPEPVDTEPRTLWWYHDAHRAIRQGDWKAVSPKDEPWELYHLASDRIENVDLAIPEGQKLRELTSQWEKMKQAMTELASKDLTPEQLKRSAGAQHTSEKMLQAQRAAQPKRSQHLLGGQAFRVADRHAFLIAPDGTDAGQADKPWIFYAPALSRYPDQNESWMFKRFLEAGVAIAGIDVGEGYGSPHSQSKFDALYDEMVRRGYSSKPALLGRSRGGLWVSRFAIERPERVAAIGGIYPVFDYTTYPGIERAASVYGVSASQLEQNQESLNPIKRAAEIAESMIPVYLIHGTEDQVVPIEENSNALETAYQKARQGELITVKRIHDQGHNLYQGFFRDEGLTNFLINAAKGQANAAAGQSSIPVR